DNA from Quercus lobata isolate SW786 chromosome 1, ValleyOak3.0 Primary Assembly, whole genome shotgun sequence:
GGATATACCGATTACAAGGCTGGTTTCCGAAGAGAGCAAACGGTTGCTAGTGAGAAAGCTGGCGGAGCACATGGGCCTTTGAGGGCTTCTGCTCACATAAGAGTTTCAGCGAGATTTGATTATCAACCGGACATATGTAAGGATTACAAAGAGACTGGTTATTGTGGGTATGGAGATTCTTGTAAGTTTATGCATGATCGAGGGGATTACAAGTCTGGATGGCAAATGGAGAAGGAGTGGGATGAAGCAGAGAAAGTAAGGAAGAGAAATCTAGCTTTGGGAttagatgatgaggatgatggtggTGTAGACCCTGGtgaggaagatgatgatgatgattcgTTGCCCTTTGCATGTTTCATTTGCAGGCAGCCTTTTGTTGATGCTGTTGTAACCAAGTGCAAGCACTATTTCTGTGAGCATTGCGCATTAAAGGTATTCCTTCTATACCAACTTAAATTATGGAGCATAATCAGTCTACTGTTTGTGAATTTATGATGcctgtttaaattttaagagtgAACCTGGCAATGGATTAAATTGCAGACTTGTAGTTTATGAAACATGACAAAGTGTAGGCTTGTTAGAAAGATTTATTACCAGTGTTGTCCCCTCCCCAATACTAGTAGCACATACTTACACACTTATGTACATATGTAAACTAGTTAAATTTTTAGATGAGGAGCTCTGCCATGCAAATTAATGATACAATCAAATGCTATGAGTGAATTTTTCAGCAAGATGCTGACAGATGGGTTTCCAATGCACTAACATGGAAAACTTAGAGCTGGTTtaagtttgagaaaaaattcaggTGTCATAATTATTCTCAAAGTTCAAGGTTGCATTTCTGTCAAGACATATTTTGCCTAGGTATGGTAGTGGGTTCTTATAATGGGCTTAGGGTTTGTGCATGGATCAAACACATAAGGTTGTTATATGGGTGTAAATAACTTGATGATTAGGGTTTATAAACTTATTTCTTAGTGAAGTCTTTCAAAACATGTTTTTTCTGTATAAGTAGTTTGAAGTCCTATTTATTAGAGAACTGagttatgctttttttttctttgtggttTCAATTTTGAGCCAATTGCTTGTTAAATTTAAGCCAACTGTTGAGTCTGCAATTTTGGGCATTCAGTCAAGGTGTATGTTGGGTCCAACAAATCAATGTGGTCATCAGATCTAGGATTTCCTTTTGATTGTTGTCATAAAATCTCTTATTATGAAGTTTCTAGCAAGATTGATTATGCAGCTGATGACACGAGCTTTTAGCAAATTGCATTGTCAAAACaactttgttaaaaatatatatatcatgttgtcatttttatttgtttttgttctgtGCTTAAGCATGGCCAAAGGTTTCCTACAAAACATGTCAGTCTGATTTCATTGTTGCCCATCTCTCCTTTATTTGAAAGTGTATTCTAACTGGAGGCTCTTCTCTTTTTCAGCATCACACAAAGAACAAGAAATGCTTTGTTTGCAACAAACCTACTCTTGGCATTTTCAATACAGCTCATGAGATACGCAAAAGGATTGCCACAGAGGGTAAATAATAGTCGCTCGGTTGTTCGTCGTGCTCTTTGGTTTGTAACTTattggaatgatttttttttttttttggttagcaTTTAAAGAGGAAGTTTCCTTATCAGTCTCTCTTTTTCCTAGAATGTCTGGCAAAATTCTCTTTAACTAGAGATCTTATTGAAGGAAAGCAATTTAAGTAGGAGTACTATTGTAGGTTTCTGcagaatttaattagtattggGTATCTGAGAAAGCAAACAGATTTGCTCAATTTCCTATTTGGAACAATTTGTTTAATTAGGTGGAGACTGTTTCATACATTGGATCCAAAAGGACACAGGTCATGACATTgaagtttcttttttgtttttgttttctatgatCCTGATTTATATGTCTTAACCTGATATGTAAGAAACTTTTATGATATTTCAGATTAGCTTTAATAAGTAAATAGACTTAACATATTAGT
Protein-coding regions in this window:
- the LOC115981168 gene encoding zinc finger CCCH domain-containing protein 1-like, with amino-acid sequence MADSGENQQPEQVCNFFRKPSRNKNIRKRTVDEEDEDDSKTEGSFLHSQKKTIKPDNKLYFSTGSSKNKTSTEAKEEPEKPIFQFESSREIQVEHDSRATATLETETDFSRDARALRERSLKQAEEALKGKGKSSGDEKLYRGINGYTDYKAGFRREQTVASEKAGGAHGPLRASAHIRVSARFDYQPDICKDYKETGYCGYGDSCKFMHDRGDYKSGWQMEKEWDEAEKVRKRNLALGLDDEDDGGVDPGEEDDDDDSLPFACFICRQPFVDAVVTKCKHYFCEHCALKHHTKNKKCFVCNKPTLGIFNTAHEIRKRIATEGK